One Streptosporangium sp. NBC_01495 DNA window includes the following coding sequences:
- a CDS encoding cobyrinate a,c-diamide synthase, protein MVARLVIAAPASGAGKTTVATGLMAVLARRGMAVSPHKVGPDYIDPSYHAMATGRPGRNLDPWLVGEELVAPLFLHGAAGADVAVVEGVMGLYDGAGSTEFASTAHVARLLGAPVVLVVDAAKQSRSVAALVHGFASYDTRIRLGGVILNRIGSERHEAICREALAESGVPVLGAIRRSDAVATPSRHLGLIPVAERRTQAVRAMDAVADLVAASCDLEEILRLARTAPPLPAVPWTPGPPAAPVTRIAVAGGQAFTFGYTEQAELLAAAGAEVVPFDPLVDETLPEGARGIVLGGGFPEVYAAELSANEPLRDQVAAFDGPISAECAGLLYLARRLDGRPMCGVLDIEARMTGTLTLGYRDAVAVRDSPLTRDGERYRGHEFHRTAVEPAPDRPLFRWRGGADGFADGRVTASYLHLHWAGSPRLASRFVEACRRVPAV, encoded by the coding sequence ATGGTAGCCCGGCTGGTCATCGCGGCCCCTGCCTCCGGAGCGGGCAAGACGACCGTGGCGACCGGCCTGATGGCCGTCCTCGCCCGCCGGGGCATGGCCGTCTCCCCGCACAAGGTGGGGCCCGACTACATCGACCCCAGCTACCACGCCATGGCCACCGGCCGTCCCGGACGCAACCTCGACCCCTGGCTGGTGGGGGAGGAACTCGTCGCCCCGCTGTTCCTGCACGGCGCCGCCGGGGCGGACGTCGCGGTCGTGGAGGGCGTGATGGGCCTGTACGACGGCGCGGGCTCCACCGAGTTCGCCTCCACCGCGCACGTCGCCAGGCTGCTCGGCGCTCCGGTGGTCCTGGTCGTGGACGCCGCCAAGCAGAGCCGCTCCGTGGCGGCGCTGGTGCACGGGTTCGCCTCCTACGACACCCGGATCAGGCTCGGCGGGGTGATCCTCAACCGGATCGGCTCCGAGCGGCACGAGGCCATCTGCCGCGAGGCGCTCGCCGAGAGCGGTGTCCCCGTGCTCGGTGCGATCCGCCGCAGCGACGCCGTCGCCACCCCCTCCAGGCACCTGGGCCTGATCCCCGTCGCCGAGCGCCGCACCCAGGCCGTCAGGGCCATGGACGCCGTCGCGGACCTGGTCGCCGCCTCCTGCGACCTGGAGGAAATCCTGCGCCTCGCCCGTACCGCGCCGCCGCTGCCCGCAGTCCCGTGGACCCCCGGGCCGCCCGCCGCCCCCGTCACGAGGATCGCGGTCGCCGGAGGGCAGGCCTTCACCTTCGGCTACACCGAGCAGGCCGAACTGCTGGCGGCGGCGGGGGCCGAGGTCGTCCCCTTCGATCCGCTCGTCGACGAGACCCTCCCCGAGGGGGCTCGCGGGATCGTCCTCGGGGGAGGCTTCCCCGAGGTCTACGCGGCCGAGCTGTCGGCCAACGAGCCGTTGCGCGATCAGGTCGCCGCGTTCGACGGGCCGATCTCGGCCGAGTGCGCGGGCCTGCTGTATCTGGCCAGGAGGCTGGACGGCAGGCCGATGTGCGGGGTCCTCGACATCGAGGCCAGGATGACCGGAACCCTCACCCTCGGCTACCGGGACGCGGTGGCCGTCCGCGACTCGCCGCTCACCAGGGACGGAGAGCGCTACCGGGGCCACGAGTTCCACCGCACCGCGGTCGAACCGGCCCCCGACCGGCCGCTGTTCCGCTGGCGTGGCGGTGCCGACGGGTTCGCCGACGGCCGGGTCACCGCCTCCTACCTGCACCTGCACTGGGCCGGTAGTCCCCGGCTGGCCTCCAGGTTCGTCGAGGCCTGCCGCCGCGTCCCGGCCGTCTGA
- the cobO gene encoding cob(I)yrinic acid a,c-diamide adenosyltransferase, with protein sequence MPQGKPVSVPEDGLTTRQRRTRPLLIVHTGPGKGKSTAAFGLALRAWNQGWPIGVFQFVKSAKWRIGEERALRVLGDSGEGGPVSWHKMGEGWSWIQRPGSEEDHAADAREGWEQIKRDLAAETFRLYVLDEFTYPMKWGWIDVDEVVETLRGRPGGQHVVVTGRDADPRLLDAADLVTEMGKIKHPMDAGQKGQKGIEW encoded by the coding sequence ATGCCGCAGGGCAAACCCGTCAGCGTGCCCGAGGACGGTCTGACCACCAGGCAGCGCCGCACCCGGCCGCTGCTGATCGTCCACACGGGACCGGGCAAGGGCAAGTCCACCGCCGCCTTCGGCCTGGCCCTGCGCGCCTGGAACCAGGGCTGGCCGATCGGGGTCTTCCAGTTCGTCAAGTCCGCCAAGTGGCGCATCGGCGAGGAGCGGGCACTGCGGGTGCTCGGCGACTCCGGTGAGGGCGGGCCGGTCTCCTGGCACAAGATGGGCGAGGGCTGGTCCTGGATCCAGCGTCCCGGCAGCGAGGAGGACCACGCCGCCGACGCCCGCGAGGGCTGGGAGCAGATCAAGCGCGACCTCGCCGCCGAGACGTTCCGTCTGTACGTGCTCGACGAGTTCACGTACCCGATGAAGTGGGGCTGGATCGACGTCGACGAGGTGGTCGAGACCCTGCGCGGGCGCCCCGGCGGCCAGCACGTCGTCGTCACCGGCCGCGACGCCGACCCCCGGCTGCTCGACGCCGCCGACCTCGTCACGGAGATGGGCAAGATCAAGCACCCCATGGACGCCGGGCAGAAGGGTCAGAAGGGCATCGAATGGTAG
- a CDS encoding VWA domain-containing protein: protein MRDSRYPFTAIVGLEDLKLALILNAVSPRVGGVLVRGEKGTAKSTIVRALAALLPPVEVVTGCRFSCDPAAPDPGCPDGPHEARTKPAARPGAPRSSATWPEAARSGAVPADAAQAGAVPADAAQAGAVPAEVVPAEVAEAGVTPPGGDRGGAARPARLVELPVGASEDRLVGSLDIERALTEGVKSFEPGLLAGAHRGVLYVDEVNLLHDHLVDLLLDAAALGTCYVEREGVSVRHAARFLLVGTMNPEEGELRPQLLDRFGLTVEVRASREPSQRVDVVRRRLAYEADPEAFAAAWSDEERALAARIAEARARVAQVVLPDAALLRIATVCAGFEVDGLRADLVTASAAIAHAAWQGRTSVTADDVREAARLALPHRRRRDPFDAPGLDESRLQDLLDQIPDDPDDPEGPDDSGGPGGTDPDAGPDGGPDGPAPDGGPETGDATSDDPGPDGPGGHDGPDTPRPEAPDVQGAPDPGTKEAPASAADPRESPETAGGVPAREQTFDADPGGRTRLFTVPGIGAGAPGRRSRARTPLGRTTGARVPEGHTGSLHLRATVGAAAPYQVARGRSGPGLLLRRGDLREAVREGREGNLVLFVVDASGSMAARQRMRAVKTAVLGLLLDAYQRRDKVGLVTFRGARADLVLPPTSSVEAGAARLRELPTGGRTPLAAGLLRAAEVLRVERLRDPSRRPLVVLVTDGRATSGTVEESHRAAGLLAGVAGVVVDCEGGHVRLGLAASLAARMGAETVRLDDLTDLAGMVRERRGAA from the coding sequence GTGCGTGACTCCCGCTATCCCTTCACCGCGATCGTGGGGCTGGAGGACCTGAAACTCGCGCTGATCCTCAACGCGGTCTCCCCTCGTGTCGGGGGAGTGCTGGTCAGGGGGGAGAAGGGCACCGCCAAGTCCACGATCGTGCGGGCGCTGGCCGCGCTCCTGCCGCCCGTCGAGGTGGTGACCGGCTGCCGCTTCTCCTGCGACCCCGCCGCCCCCGACCCCGGCTGCCCCGACGGGCCGCACGAGGCCCGTACGAAACCCGCGGCCCGGCCCGGCGCGCCTCGTTCCTCCGCGACCTGGCCCGAGGCGGCTCGCTCCGGTGCGGTCCCGGCCGATGCGGCTCAGGCCGGTGCGGTCCCGGCCGATGCGGCTCAGGCCGGTGCGGTCCCGGCCGAAGTGGTTCCGGCCGAGGTGGCTGAGGCCGGCGTGACCCCGCCCGGTGGCGACCGGGGCGGCGCGGCACGGCCCGCGCGCCTGGTCGAGTTGCCCGTCGGCGCCTCCGAGGACCGCCTCGTCGGCTCCCTCGACATCGAGCGAGCCCTCACCGAGGGCGTGAAATCCTTCGAACCCGGCCTCCTGGCGGGTGCCCACCGGGGCGTCCTGTACGTCGACGAGGTCAACCTTCTCCACGACCACCTGGTGGACCTGCTGCTCGACGCCGCCGCCCTCGGTACCTGCTACGTCGAACGCGAGGGGGTGTCGGTCCGGCACGCCGCCCGGTTCCTGCTGGTCGGGACGATGAACCCCGAGGAGGGGGAGCTGCGCCCGCAGCTGCTCGACCGCTTCGGGCTGACCGTGGAGGTCCGGGCCTCGCGGGAACCGTCCCAGCGGGTGGACGTGGTCCGGCGCCGCCTGGCCTACGAGGCCGACCCCGAGGCTTTCGCCGCCGCCTGGTCGGACGAGGAGCGGGCGCTGGCCGCGCGCATCGCCGAGGCTCGCGCCAGGGTCGCCCAGGTCGTTCTGCCGGACGCGGCACTGCTCAGGATCGCCACCGTCTGCGCGGGGTTCGAGGTGGACGGGCTCCGGGCCGACCTGGTCACCGCCAGTGCGGCGATCGCGCACGCCGCCTGGCAGGGCCGCACCTCCGTCACCGCCGACGACGTACGGGAGGCGGCCAGGCTCGCGCTCCCGCACCGCCGCCGCCGCGACCCCTTCGACGCGCCCGGCCTGGACGAGTCCAGGCTCCAGGATCTCCTGGACCAGATCCCCGACGACCCCGACGACCCCGAGGGGCCGGACGACTCCGGCGGCCCCGGGGGCACCGATCCCGACGCGGGCCCGGACGGCGGCCCGGACGGCCCCGCGCCCGACGGCGGCCCCGAGACCGGGGACGCCACCTCGGACGACCCGGGCCCGGACGGCCCCGGCGGTCACGACGGCCCGGACACCCCCAGGCCCGAGGCCCCGGACGTCCAGGGCGCCCCCGACCCCGGGACGAAGGAGGCCCCGGCCTCCGCCGCGGATCCCCGGGAGTCGCCGGAGACGGCCGGGGGAGTACCGGCCCGCGAGCAGACCTTCGACGCCGACCCCGGGGGCAGGACCAGGCTTTTCACCGTCCCCGGCATCGGCGCCGGAGCCCCGGGGCGCCGGTCGCGCGCCAGGACGCCCCTGGGCCGTACCACGGGGGCCCGGGTCCCCGAGGGCCACACCGGCTCCCTCCACCTGCGGGCCACCGTCGGCGCCGCCGCCCCGTACCAGGTCGCGCGGGGCAGGAGCGGGCCCGGACTGCTGCTGCGGCGCGGCGACCTCAGGGAGGCGGTCCGGGAGGGCCGCGAGGGCAACCTGGTGCTGTTCGTCGTGGACGCGAGCGGTTCCATGGCCGCCAGGCAGCGCATGCGCGCGGTCAAGACAGCGGTGCTGGGCCTGCTCCTCGACGCCTACCAGCGCCGCGACAAGGTCGGGCTCGTCACCTTCCGCGGCGCCCGCGCCGACCTGGTCCTGCCGCCCACCTCCTCCGTCGAGGCCGGTGCGGCCCGGCTGCGCGAGCTTCCCACCGGAGGCCGGACCCCGCTGGCCGCCGGCCTGCTGCGGGCCGCCGAGGTGCTGCGGGTCGAGCGCCTGCGCGACCCGTCCAGGCGCCCGCTGGTGGTCCTGGTCACCGACGGGCGGGCCACCTCGGGAACCGTCGAGGAGTCCCACCGCGCGGCGGGACTGCTGGCCGGGGTGGCGGGCGTGGTGGTCGACTGCGAGGGCGGTCACGTGCGCCTCGGCCTCGCCGCCTCCCTGGCGGCGCGGATGGGCGCGGAGACCGTACGCCTCGACGACCTCACCGACCTGGCCGGGATGGTCCGTGAACGGCGCGGTGCCGCGTGA
- a CDS encoding histidine phosphatase family protein, which produces MTTPSGVTRLLLVCHASTSATARAAFPGDEPLDERGLRRAEGMARDLAPGPAACPAELRCVQTAAALGLRAEHDPLLADCDYGRWSGMTLGEVEAAEPEALASWLGDPGAAPHGGEPVTALLARVSGWLAVRAPGRAVAVTHPAIIRAAVVHALGAPAQAFWRVDVAPLARVTLTGRGGRWRLSYSP; this is translated from the coding sequence GTGACGACCCCCTCGGGGGTCACCCGCCTGCTCCTGGTCTGCCACGCCTCCACCTCGGCGACGGCGCGGGCCGCGTTCCCGGGCGACGAACCGCTCGACGAACGCGGCCTGCGCCGGGCCGAGGGGATGGCACGGGACCTCGCCCCGGGGCCCGCGGCCTGCCCGGCCGAGCTGCGCTGCGTCCAGACGGCGGCGGCGCTCGGCCTGCGGGCCGAGCACGACCCGCTGCTGGCCGACTGTGACTACGGCCGCTGGAGCGGCATGACGCTCGGTGAGGTCGAGGCCGCGGAACCCGAGGCGCTCGCGTCCTGGCTCGGCGACCCCGGCGCGGCGCCCCACGGCGGGGAACCGGTCACCGCGCTCCTCGCCAGGGTGTCCGGCTGGCTCGCCGTCCGTGCCCCCGGCAGGGCCGTCGCGGTCACCCACCCGGCGATCATCCGCGCCGCGGTCGTCCACGCCCTCGGCGCCCCCGCCCAGGCCTTCTGGCGCGTCGACGTCGCGCCACTGGCCCGGGTGACGCTCACCGGGCGCGGCGGGCGCTGGCGGCTCAGCTACTCCCCCTGA
- a CDS encoding CbtA family protein: MITKLIVRGLVVGLLAGLLAAVFAYTVGEPRIDQAIALEEAAAAAAAPAESHDDTGTAAHSHDEEEALVSRDGQRFGLFLALGLYGLAVGGLFSLVYAAVRGRAGPRSEPVLAVTLAAAAFTAVVLIPFVKYPANPPAVGDPETINQRTVLYLVAVVIGILAVAAGVATHRYASRSEPWVRWLSAGAALLVPVVAAWILLPEISEVPRGFPADLLWDFRVASIGTQVVFWAGVGALFAFAARRRGPV; this comes from the coding sequence GTGATCACCAAACTCATCGTCCGGGGCCTCGTCGTCGGACTGCTCGCAGGGCTGCTCGCGGCCGTCTTCGCCTACACCGTCGGCGAACCGCGCATCGACCAGGCCATCGCGCTGGAGGAGGCGGCCGCCGCGGCCGCCGCCCCGGCCGAGTCACACGACGACACCGGGACCGCGGCCCACTCCCACGACGAGGAGGAGGCCCTGGTCAGCAGGGACGGGCAGCGCTTCGGGCTCTTCCTCGCCCTCGGCCTGTACGGCCTGGCGGTCGGGGGCCTGTTCTCCCTCGTCTACGCGGCCGTACGCGGGCGGGCGGGACCCCGCTCGGAACCGGTGCTCGCGGTCACCCTCGCCGCCGCCGCGTTCACCGCAGTCGTCCTCATCCCTTTCGTGAAATATCCCGCCAATCCACCGGCTGTCGGTGATCCGGAGACCATCAACCAGCGCACCGTGCTCTACCTGGTCGCCGTGGTCATCGGTATCCTCGCCGTCGCCGCCGGGGTCGCCACCCACCGCTACGCCTCGCGGAGCGAACCGTGGGTGCGCTGGCTGTCGGCGGGCGCCGCCTTGCTGGTTCCCGTCGTCGCGGCCTGGATCCTCCTGCCGGAGATCTCGGAGGTGCCCCGGGGCTTCCCCGCCGACCTCCTGTGGGACTTCAGGGTCGCCTCCATCGGGACCCAGGTGGTCTTCTGGGCCGGCGTCGGCGCGCTGTTCGCCTTCGCCGCTCGCAGGCGCGGCCCGGTGTGA
- a CDS encoding CbtB domain-containing protein: MSQISAPHAQPIPWPSLTRWLLAVPVLLLLAYLVTFDQGAISQAGNYLHELMHDGRHLLGVPCH, from the coding sequence GTGAGCCAGATCTCGGCACCGCACGCCCAGCCCATCCCATGGCCCTCGCTCACCCGCTGGCTGCTCGCCGTACCGGTGCTGCTGCTCCTCGCCTACCTGGTCACCTTCGACCAGGGAGCGATCTCCCAGGCGGGAAACTACCTGCACGAACTCATGCACGACGGGCGTCACCTGCTCGGCGTGCCGTGTCACTGA
- the dop gene encoding depupylase/deamidase Dop, producing MTVRRVMGIETEYGISVPGQPGANAMVTSSQVVNAYLAASAARARRARWDFEEENPLRDARGFDLAREVADQSQLTDEDLGLANVILTNGARLYVDHAHPEYSTPECTNPRAAVIWDKAGERVMHDAAVRASAMPANAPIQLYKNNTDNKGASYGCHENYLMRRATSFADIVRHLTPFFVSRQVVTGAGKVGIGQDSRGEGFQISQRADFFEVEVGLETTLKRPIINTRDEPHADPEKYRRLHVIIGDANMSEISTYLKLGSTALVLAMIEDGYFTRDLAVDNPVQALRAVSHDPTLKYEISMRDGRRLTAVQLQMEYLELARKYAEERSVNGLDEPTKDILERWESVLTRLAEDPMQLSGELDWVAKLELLEGYRTRDGLPWSHPRLQLVDLQYSDIRPDRGLYNRLVARGRMQRLVTEEEVQRAIEVPPNDTRAYFRGRCLSQYSESVAAASWDSVIFDIPGRESLQRVPTLEPLRGTKAHVGELFDRCRTAAELVTALTGEQ from the coding sequence ATGACGGTACGGCGGGTGATGGGCATCGAGACCGAATACGGCATCTCCGTGCCCGGACAGCCGGGGGCCAACGCGATGGTGACCTCCTCTCAGGTCGTGAACGCCTATCTGGCGGCCTCGGCCGCCAGGGCACGGCGCGCGCGATGGGACTTCGAGGAGGAGAACCCGCTGCGGGACGCACGGGGGTTCGACCTCGCGCGGGAGGTGGCCGACCAGAGCCAGCTGACCGACGAGGACCTCGGCCTGGCGAACGTGATCCTCACCAACGGGGCCCGGCTGTACGTGGACCACGCCCATCCCGAATACTCCACACCCGAGTGCACCAATCCTCGGGCGGCGGTGATCTGGGACAAGGCGGGCGAGCGGGTGATGCACGACGCGGCGGTCCGCGCCTCGGCGATGCCGGCCAACGCCCCGATCCAGCTCTACAAGAACAACACCGACAACAAGGGTGCCTCCTACGGCTGCCACGAGAACTACCTCATGCGCCGGGCCACCTCGTTCGCCGACATCGTCAGGCACCTGACGCCGTTCTTCGTCTCCCGGCAGGTCGTCACCGGCGCGGGCAAGGTCGGCATCGGTCAGGACTCCCGGGGCGAGGGCTTCCAGATCAGTCAGCGGGCCGACTTCTTCGAGGTCGAGGTGGGCCTGGAGACGACGCTCAAGCGGCCGATCATCAACACCCGGGACGAGCCCCACGCCGACCCGGAGAAATACCGCCGCCTGCACGTCATCATCGGCGACGCCAACATGTCGGAGATCTCGACCTACCTGAAGCTGGGGTCCACCGCGCTCGTCCTGGCCATGATCGAGGACGGTTACTTCACCCGAGACCTCGCCGTGGACAACCCCGTCCAGGCCCTGCGCGCGGTCTCGCACGACCCCACGCTCAAGTACGAGATCTCCATGCGCGACGGCCGCAGGCTGACGGCCGTGCAGCTCCAGATGGAATACCTGGAGCTCGCGCGCAAGTACGCCGAGGAGCGCAGCGTCAACGGCCTGGACGAGCCCACCAAAGACATCCTGGAACGCTGGGAGTCGGTCCTCACCCGCCTGGCGGAGGACCCGATGCAGCTGTCCGGGGAGCTCGACTGGGTGGCCAAGCTGGAGCTCCTGGAGGGCTACCGCACCCGTGACGGCCTTCCCTGGTCGCACCCGCGCCTGCAGCTCGTCGATCTCCAGTACTCCGACATCCGTCCCGACCGGGGGCTCTACAACCGGCTGGTGGCCCGGGGCCGCATGCAGCGCCTGGTCACCGAGGAAGAGGTCCAGCGGGCCATCGAGGTGCCGCCCAACGACACCCGGGCCTACTTCCGCGGCCGCTGCCTGAGCCAGTACAGCGAGTCGGTGGCCGCGGCTTCCTGGGACTCGGTCATCTTCGACATCCCCGGCCGCGAGTCGCTGCAGCGCGTCCCCACCCTTGAGCCGCTGCGCGGTACCAAGGCCCACGTGGGCGAGCTGTTCGACCGCTGCCGTACCGCCGCGGAGCTGGTGACGGCGCTGACCGGCGAGCAGTGA
- a CDS encoding acyltransferase family protein: MNGTGSREALRGSGRLAELDLLRFFAAMAVLAFHYFIAFASVWGDRPAELFPAISTLSGLGILGVELFFMISGFVILMSIWGRGLGVFALSRLVRLFPAYWVSVAVTAAVYGLTAATALDPKLSLGEYGINLTMLQRAFGVYDANGVYWSLWVELRFYVLISILVIAGVTLNRCLVFMGVWLLAAGFFAGSDEAWVELVVMPKYAAYFVGGMAFFLMTRFGPRLVLWCLAGISGGLAVSAAIDRVAGRVENVGYAAMPVPEWAVIATVIGFYVLMAMVALGWLGWLRWRGLVVLGALTYPLYLFHTPAAVLIVPALRDVLPPALTALVTLLAAMAFSYLVYRVAERPLQEFVKSRRRRRAASPSPSQLPALSSIPLATGEKASVP, from the coding sequence GTGAACGGCACGGGGTCTCGCGAGGCGCTTCGGGGAAGTGGCCGCCTCGCCGAACTCGACCTCCTGCGCTTCTTCGCCGCCATGGCGGTGCTCGCCTTCCACTACTTCATCGCCTTCGCCTCGGTGTGGGGCGACCGCCCGGCCGAGCTGTTCCCGGCGATCTCCACCCTCTCCGGGCTCGGCATCCTCGGCGTCGAGCTGTTCTTCATGATCAGCGGCTTCGTGATCCTGATGAGCATCTGGGGACGCGGGCTGGGGGTGTTCGCCCTCTCCCGGCTGGTGCGGCTCTTTCCCGCCTACTGGGTCAGCGTGGCCGTCACCGCCGCGGTCTACGGGCTGACCGCCGCCACGGCCCTGGACCCCAAGCTGAGCCTCGGCGAGTACGGGATCAACCTCACGATGCTCCAGCGGGCCTTCGGGGTCTACGACGCCAACGGCGTCTACTGGTCGCTCTGGGTGGAGCTCCGCTTCTACGTGCTGATCTCGATCCTGGTGATCGCCGGGGTGACGCTCAACCGCTGCCTGGTCTTCATGGGGGTCTGGCTGCTGGCGGCCGGGTTCTTCGCCGGGAGCGACGAGGCGTGGGTCGAGCTCGTGGTCATGCCCAAGTACGCGGCGTACTTCGTCGGCGGCATGGCGTTCTTCCTGATGACGAGGTTCGGTCCCAGGCTCGTCCTGTGGTGCCTGGCCGGGATCAGCGGCGGCCTGGCCGTCAGCGCGGCGATCGACCGGGTGGCCGGGCGTGTCGAGAACGTCGGCTACGCCGCGATGCCGGTGCCCGAGTGGGCCGTGATCGCCACCGTGATCGGTTTCTACGTGCTCATGGCGATGGTGGCGCTGGGCTGGCTGGGTTGGCTGCGCTGGCGCGGCCTCGTCGTCCTGGGGGCGCTCACCTACCCGCTCTACCTGTTCCACACCCCGGCCGCGGTACTGATCGTCCCCGCCCTGCGGGACGTGCTGCCGCCCGCGCTGACCGCCCTGGTCACCCTGCTGGCCGCGATGGCGTTCTCCTACCTGGTGTACCGGGTGGCCGAGCGCCCGCTTCAGGAGTTCGTCAAATCCAGGAGGCGGAGAAGGGCCGCATCCCCGTCCCCGTCACAGCTCCCCGCGCTCTCCTCGATCCCCCTCGCAACGGGCGAAAAGGCTTCGGTGCCATAA
- the arc gene encoding proteasome ATPase, with the protein MAARDDAEARAAQREREVADLTTQVSFLQEEITALRRKLTESPRQARILEERLHDVQANLAAVTGQNERLVATLKEARDQIVALKEEVDRLAQPPSGFGVFLETREDGTVEVFTGGRKLRVNVSPAVDVESLKRGQEVMLNEALNVVEALGFEDLGEIVMLKELLEDGQRALVISHADEERVVKLAESLMDQPIRAGDSLLLEPRSGYVYERIPKSEVEELVLEEVPDISYEEIGGLMRQIEQIRDAIELPYLHADLFREHKLRPPKGVLLYGPPGCGKTLIAKAVANSLAKQVAEKTGQSGKSFFLNIKGPELLNKYVGETERHIRLVFQRAREKASEGTPVIVFFDEMDSIFRTRGSGVSSDVENTIVPQLLSEIDGVEGLENVIVIGASNREDMIDPAILRPGRLDVKIKIERPDAEAAKDIFSKYLIPELPLHVEDLSEHGSNRQETISGMIQRVVERMYTESEENRFLEVTYANGDKEVLYFKDFNSGAMIQNIVDRGKKMAIKQFLETGQKGLRIQHLLAACVDEFSENEDLPNTTNPDDWARISGKKGERIVYIRTLVTGKQGTEAGRSIDTVANTGQYL; encoded by the coding sequence GTGGCAGCTCGCGACGACGCTGAGGCTCGTGCCGCGCAGCGCGAACGGGAGGTCGCCGACCTCACAACACAGGTCTCCTTCCTGCAGGAGGAGATCACCGCGTTGCGTCGGAAGCTGACGGAGTCTCCCCGGCAGGCCAGGATTCTCGAAGAGCGTCTCCATGACGTGCAGGCGAACCTCGCGGCCGTAACCGGCCAGAACGAGCGTCTGGTGGCCACCCTCAAGGAGGCCAGGGACCAGATCGTCGCCTTGAAGGAGGAGGTAGACCGGCTGGCGCAACCGCCGTCCGGGTTCGGCGTGTTCCTCGAAACCAGAGAAGACGGCACGGTGGAGGTCTTCACCGGTGGCCGCAAACTCAGGGTGAACGTGAGTCCCGCGGTGGACGTCGAGTCGCTGAAGCGTGGCCAGGAGGTCATGCTCAACGAGGCGCTCAACGTGGTCGAGGCCCTCGGCTTCGAGGACCTCGGCGAGATCGTGATGCTCAAGGAGCTCCTCGAGGACGGCCAGCGCGCGCTGGTGATCTCGCACGCCGACGAGGAGCGGGTGGTGAAGCTCGCCGAGTCGCTGATGGACCAGCCGATCCGGGCGGGCGACTCCCTGCTGCTCGAACCGCGCTCGGGCTACGTCTACGAGCGCATCCCCAAGTCCGAGGTCGAGGAGCTCGTCCTGGAGGAGGTGCCCGACATCTCCTACGAGGAGATCGGCGGGCTCATGCGGCAGATCGAGCAGATCCGGGACGCCATCGAGCTCCCGTACCTGCACGCCGACCTCTTCCGCGAGCACAAGCTCCGCCCGCCCAAGGGCGTCCTGCTCTACGGGCCGCCCGGCTGCGGCAAGACGCTCATCGCCAAGGCCGTCGCCAACTCCCTGGCCAAGCAGGTCGCGGAGAAGACCGGCCAGTCCGGCAAGAGCTTCTTCCTCAACATCAAGGGCCCCGAGCTTCTCAACAAGTACGTCGGCGAGACCGAGCGGCACATCCGCCTGGTCTTCCAGCGGGCTCGCGAGAAGGCCTCCGAGGGCACCCCGGTGATCGTGTTCTTCGACGAGATGGACTCGATCTTCCGGACCCGAGGCTCGGGCGTCTCCTCCGACGTCGAGAACACCATCGTCCCCCAGCTCCTGTCGGAGATCGACGGCGTCGAGGGCCTGGAGAACGTCATCGTGATCGGCGCCTCCAACCGCGAGGACATGATCGACCCGGCGATCCTGCGGCCCGGCCGCCTGGACGTCAAGATCAAGATCGAGCGGCCGGACGCCGAGGCGGCCAAGGACATCTTCTCCAAGTACCTCATCCCCGAGCTCCCGCTCCACGTCGAGGACCTCTCGGAGCACGGCTCCAACCGCCAGGAGACCATCTCCGGCATGATCCAGCGGGTCGTCGAGCGGATGTACACCGAGAGCGAGGAGAACCGCTTCCTCGAGGTGACCTACGCCAACGGCGACAAGGAGGTCCTGTACTTCAAGGACTTCAACTCCGGCGCGATGATCCAGAACATCGTCGACCGGGGCAAGAAGATGGCGATCAAGCAGTTCCTGGAGACCGGTCAGAAGGGCCTGCGGATCCAGCACCTTCTGGCGGCCTGCGTGGACGAGTTCTCCGAGAACGAGGACCTGCCCAACACCACCAACCCCGACGACTGGGCCCGCATCTCCGGCAAGAAGGGCGAGCGGATCGTCTACATCCGTACCCTCGTGACGGGCAAGCAGGGCACCGAGGCCGGGCGCTCCATCGACACGGTGGCCAACACCGGTCAGTACCTGTAA